One Vibrio quintilis DNA segment encodes these proteins:
- a CDS encoding alkaline phosphatase family protein has product MKVKQNNQVILVIIDGLAYDTATDCMGYLQSLVEQRQATLYQLQSELPSLSRPLYETILTGTSPLEHGVLHNQIVRRSTEESVFSLARQAGLTTAAAAYHWFSELYNTAPFIPERDRLTNNPSLLIQHGLFYHEDHYPDSHLFCDAEILRQTYQPDFLLVHPMNTDDAGHKAGYDSGLYRNTVRRADVGLSGYLHRWRAEGYQILVTSDHGMNNDHSHGGTLAMERLVPLYVIGDGWSHNDDCR; this is encoded by the coding sequence GTGAAGGTCAAACAAAATAATCAGGTGATTTTAGTTATTATTGACGGGCTGGCCTATGACACAGCCACAGACTGTATGGGTTACCTGCAAAGCCTGGTTGAACAACGGCAGGCAACACTCTATCAGCTGCAATCGGAGCTGCCTTCTCTCTCCCGGCCTTTATATGAAACAATTCTGACCGGAACGTCCCCACTGGAACACGGTGTTCTTCATAACCAAATCGTCCGCCGCTCAACCGAAGAAAGCGTGTTCAGTCTGGCCCGTCAGGCCGGGCTGACAACCGCAGCAGCGGCTTATCACTGGTTCAGCGAGTTGTATAACACCGCACCATTCATCCCGGAGCGGGATCGCCTGACAAACAACCCGTCACTTCTGATCCAGCACGGCTTGTTTTATCACGAAGATCATTATCCGGACAGTCACCTGTTTTGTGACGCAGAGATCCTGCGACAAACCTACCAGCCCGATTTTTTACTGGTTCACCCAATGAATACCGATGATGCCGGGCATAAAGCCGGATACGACTCCGGACTCTACCGCAATACTGTCCGCCGGGCAGACGTGGGCTTATCCGGATATCTCCACCGCTGGCGGGCTGAAGGCTACCAGATTCTGGTGACGTCCGATCACGGCATGAATAACGATCACTCCCACGGCGGCACATTAGCAATGGAGCGCCTTGTCCCGCTGTATGTGATCGGAGACGGCTGGAGCCACAACGACGACTGTCGCTGA
- a CDS encoding IS4 family transposase, whose product MILIVTTTNQTTAMNVDQIISQFVTSVSQGGHQTRTQSLTACVQSAMSGNALTVTSMGRGIQSKAHQKHNIKRADRLCSNPHLWAQIPLIYQRICTLIVSKNSRPTIHVDWSDLNLSKTLFLIRASISFQGRALTLYEEVHPLETKEKPATHDLFLKTLKLLLPKNTCPIIVTDAGFKRPWFKSVQALGWDFVGRIRGRICLSPDGKTMQLCKTLYPCATSSARGLKNWFMGGTSPYPLQLVLYKERPKGRIAKTAGGKRKQSNYSKKNARRAREPWLLAASLNLSKKSPAQIVQIYHQRMQIEEAFRDHKSSQFGMGMEQHRTKSHSRLSVIVLIGTLAHNILILFGIMMEEQGLHRHYQANTVKDRRVLSHVTLGLHFYRHGNADLSLDDWHLAILILREKVTESQVIRE is encoded by the coding sequence GTGATCTTAATTGTCACCACAACAAACCAGACCACAGCCATGAATGTCGACCAAATCATATCTCAATTTGTTACTTCTGTCTCTCAAGGGGGGCATCAAACCCGTACTCAATCACTCACTGCCTGCGTACAAAGTGCCATGTCTGGGAACGCCTTGACCGTGACTTCTATGGGGCGGGGGATTCAGTCAAAAGCCCATCAAAAACATAATATTAAACGGGCTGACCGACTCTGTTCCAATCCACACCTTTGGGCTCAAATCCCCTTGATTTATCAGCGAATTTGCACACTCATTGTTTCCAAAAATTCACGACCAACCATCCATGTTGACTGGTCTGACTTAAACCTGAGTAAAACCCTTTTCCTTATCCGGGCGTCCATCTCTTTTCAGGGACGGGCACTCACACTCTATGAAGAAGTTCATCCACTGGAGACGAAAGAGAAACCAGCGACTCATGACCTTTTTCTGAAAACGCTCAAGCTCCTTTTGCCCAAAAATACTTGCCCCATCATTGTAACTGATGCCGGCTTCAAACGTCCGTGGTTCAAGAGCGTTCAGGCTTTAGGATGGGACTTTGTCGGTCGTATTCGTGGACGGATTTGCCTGAGTCCGGATGGCAAGACGATGCAGCTTTGTAAAACCCTGTATCCTTGTGCAACCTCATCCGCTCGTGGGCTGAAAAACTGGTTCATGGGAGGAACATCCCCTTATCCGCTTCAGCTGGTTTTATATAAAGAACGACCCAAAGGCCGGATCGCCAAAACCGCTGGTGGAAAAAGAAAGCAGTCAAACTACAGTAAGAAGAATGCCCGTCGGGCCAGGGAGCCGTGGCTCCTTGCAGCCTCATTAAATTTATCAAAAAAGTCACCCGCTCAGATTGTTCAAATTTACCATCAGAGAATGCAGATAGAAGAAGCGTTCAGAGACCATAAATCCAGTCAGTTTGGTATGGGGATGGAACAGCACCGAACAAAGAGTCACTCGCGTCTGAGTGTGATCGTTTTGATTGGAACACTAGCGCATAACATACTGATATTATTTGGTATTATGATGGAAGAACAAGGGCTTCATAGACACTATCAAGCCAACACAGTCAAAGATCGGAGAGTGCTTAGTCATGTGACATTAGGTCTTCATTTTTATCGTCATGGCAACGCAGATCTCTCTCTCGATGACTGGCATTTAGCCATCCTCATATTACGAGAAAAAGTCACTGAGTCTCAGGTGATTAGAGAATAA
- a CDS encoding ABC transporter substrate-binding protein, with the protein MLKKLSISTLALTATHVMAACPVVTGAGAGGQYPHLFEKSEFESRYECRMSFHQNPAITALNARIAGNPPLKPLAQRLPQEPQVVVPYQETGRYGGVLRGISKATEAGTSDLLSIRHVNLVRFNDDLQTIVPDVAKSWHWNQDYTVLTMQLRKGHRWSDGKPFTAQDIVFWYNYLILDPNITQKPKDRFLSAGKPMKVEALNDETIRFTLNAPKPGLLTNFALDYAQPFQPKHLLAQFDPKLNKDADRLAQSLGFKDGYTLMKFYYGQSDWKDIPTPLLKDKAAAQRLAKAGYTAILPTLEAYLVVEDTPDYRHLVANPYFFQVDTEGHQLPYINEIHESFISDEDIQTTKIIAGQVDYKTQAMNLPQTPVLLENRARGNYQMALRPTIGMTTFSFNLTDTDPDKRALFNQVAFRRAMSIAMNRGRINKIAYFGLGKPMQYTAFDPDTAPFVTEAQQTAWTEFDPARAKKMLDQIGVTDHNGDGIRDLPNGKPLALEFKYSTQGVATKVVELIAADWNRIGVKTTLKEVTSDEYRNSQTANNLDLMVWKMGRPLAAMSSNTQTLLPPYGTFFDLRTGMLWAQYRDSKGQSGVKPPATVDAMQKLADRFVTFTPGSAQSDQTGRQIAQRVVDDLFIIGTVKAVKPIVYRNTLVNFKVPKTWASDYYWAYPYLPTQWFLDPGRKAAPKTQ; encoded by the coding sequence ATGTTGAAAAAACTATCGATCAGCACTCTGGCGCTGACAGCCACTCATGTGATGGCTGCCTGCCCGGTTGTCACCGGCGCAGGCGCCGGCGGACAATATCCGCATCTGTTTGAAAAATCAGAGTTTGAGTCCAGATATGAGTGCCGGATGAGTTTTCATCAAAATCCGGCAATTACGGCCCTGAATGCCCGCATTGCCGGAAATCCGCCACTAAAGCCGCTGGCACAACGTCTGCCACAGGAACCACAGGTGGTTGTTCCCTATCAGGAAACAGGTCGCTACGGCGGTGTGCTCCGGGGGATTTCCAAAGCTACCGAGGCCGGCACTTCAGATTTACTCTCCATCCGTCACGTCAATCTGGTCCGCTTTAATGACGATTTACAAACCATCGTCCCGGATGTCGCAAAATCATGGCACTGGAATCAGGACTATACCGTACTGACGATGCAGCTGCGCAAAGGCCACAGATGGTCTGACGGCAAGCCTTTTACGGCTCAGGATATCGTATTCTGGTACAACTATCTGATTCTCGATCCAAACATCACGCAAAAACCAAAAGATCGCTTTTTATCTGCCGGTAAGCCGATGAAGGTGGAAGCCCTGAATGATGAAACCATCCGTTTCACCCTGAATGCACCAAAACCCGGCCTGCTGACCAACTTTGCGCTGGACTACGCCCAGCCATTCCAGCCTAAACATCTGCTGGCTCAGTTTGATCCGAAACTGAACAAAGATGCTGACAGACTGGCTCAGTCTCTGGGCTTTAAAGATGGTTACACTCTGATGAAGTTTTATTATGGTCAGTCGGACTGGAAAGATATTCCTACCCCGCTGCTCAAAGATAAAGCGGCTGCCCAACGTCTGGCCAAAGCTGGTTACACCGCGATTCTGCCGACGCTGGAAGCCTATCTGGTGGTGGAAGATACACCGGACTACCGCCATCTGGTCGCCAATCCCTATTTCTTCCAGGTTGATACAGAAGGTCATCAGTTACCCTATATCAATGAAATTCATGAATCTTTTATCAGTGATGAAGATATCCAGACCACCAAAATCATTGCCGGTCAGGTGGATTACAAAACTCAGGCAATGAACCTGCCACAAACGCCGGTATTGCTGGAAAACCGGGCCAGGGGAAATTATCAGATGGCGCTGCGTCCGACCATCGGTATGACCACTTTCTCGTTTAACCTGACCGACACAGATCCGGATAAACGCGCGCTGTTTAACCAGGTCGCTTTCCGCCGTGCCATGTCGATTGCGATGAATCGCGGCCGCATCAATAAAATTGCCTACTTCGGTTTGGGTAAACCGATGCAGTACACCGCTTTTGATCCGGACACAGCGCCATTTGTTACTGAAGCGCAACAAACCGCATGGACTGAGTTTGATCCGGCACGGGCAAAAAAAATGCTCGACCAGATCGGTGTGACGGATCACAACGGTGACGGTATCCGCGACCTGCCAAACGGCAAACCGCTGGCACTGGAATTTAAGTATTCCACTCAGGGCGTGGCGACAAAAGTTGTAGAGCTGATCGCGGCCGACTGGAACCGAATCGGTGTCAAAACCACCCTGAAAGAAGTCACATCCGATGAATACCGCAACTCACAAACGGCGAATAATCTTGACCTGATGGTCTGGAAAATGGGCCGCCCGCTGGCTGCAATGAGCTCTAACACTCAAACATTATTGCCGCCATACGGCACCTTTTTTGACCTGCGGACCGGCATGCTGTGGGCACAATACCGGGACTCCAAAGGTCAGAGCGGTGTGAAGCCACCAGCAACAGTCGATGCAATGCAAAAACTGGCGGACAGGTTCGTCACTTTTACTCCGGGTTCTGCACAGTCAGACCAGACTGGCCGTCAGATAGCACAACGGGTGGTGGATGACCTGTTTATCATTGGCACCGTGAAAGCCGTAAAGCCCATTGTGTACCGCAACACGCTGGTAAACTTCAAAGTCCCGAAAACCTGGGCATCCGACTACTACTGGGCCTATCCGTATCTGCCGACACAGTGGTTCCTCGATCCGGGCCGTAAAGCTGCGCCGAAAACACAATAG
- a CDS encoding ABC transporter permease — MTFLHQTWLLWILLSLGGILYALSRNSHYFSYVLNRYLMALGTLVLVSAIVFSLMETLPGDCAEKYIAYKNTQGEMITQADIDAERSRMGLDKPMWYRWGNWVTQLTLKGDLGFSCAKRQPVSVALGDRFWLSFGFCIAALLLSYLIAVPFGILSAFTINQGWRDRDLRHTPLQRVVNSTGLSLRKLLDLGLRILSYLGLALPNFLLAITIILLFVFAGKPAPTGLFSEQWQTVPWFSAAGFSFGKLQDFLRHIWLPVFVIGWSATALQLQTVRALVIDESNKLYVEAARARGVHGIALWAGYPVRHSISPLFNSVGFDFQRIFNDLPIVAIVIGLTDSAALLIEALAKTNDQQMAAAILFLVALVVITMNLLTDMILAALDPRVRRSVLESH, encoded by the coding sequence ATGACATTTCTGCATCAAACCTGGCTGCTCTGGATTTTGCTGTCCCTTGGCGGCATCCTGTACGCGCTCAGTCGCAACAGCCACTATTTCAGCTATGTGCTGAACCGTTATCTGATGGCACTGGGAACGCTGGTGCTGGTCAGTGCGATTGTTTTCAGCCTGATGGAAACCCTGCCGGGTGACTGTGCTGAAAAATATATCGCCTACAAAAATACGCAGGGTGAGATGATCACTCAGGCCGACATCGACGCTGAACGCAGCCGGATGGGGCTGGATAAACCCATGTGGTATCGCTGGGGAAACTGGGTGACTCAACTGACACTCAAAGGCGATCTGGGATTTTCCTGCGCGAAACGCCAGCCGGTCAGTGTGGCACTCGGTGACCGTTTCTGGCTCAGTTTTGGTTTCTGCATCGCTGCTCTGCTATTGTCCTATCTGATTGCAGTCCCATTCGGGATTTTATCTGCATTCACCATCAATCAGGGCTGGCGGGATAGAGACCTCCGCCATACACCGCTGCAACGGGTGGTGAACAGTACCGGACTCAGCCTGCGCAAACTGCTCGATCTCGGGCTGCGGATCCTCTCGTATCTGGGGCTGGCGCTGCCAAACTTCCTGCTGGCTATCACAATTATTCTGCTGTTTGTCTTCGCCGGTAAACCCGCCCCAACCGGACTGTTTTCCGAACAATGGCAAACCGTCCCCTGGTTTTCTGCTGCCGGATTTTCCTTCGGCAAATTACAGGATTTTCTCCGTCATATCTGGCTGCCTGTGTTTGTCATTGGCTGGTCAGCTACCGCGCTACAGTTGCAAACCGTCCGGGCACTGGTGATCGATGAATCCAATAAACTCTATGTCGAAGCCGCCAGAGCCCGGGGTGTTCACGGCATCGCCCTGTGGGCCGGTTATCCGGTACGTCACTCAATCAGCCCGCTGTTCAACAGTGTTGGCTTCGACTTTCAGCGTATTTTCAATGATTTACCCATCGTTGCCATTGTCATCGGCCTGACCGACTCTGCGGCACTACTGATTGAAGCGCTGGCAAAAACCAATGACCAACAGATGGCCGCGGCTATCTTATTTTTGGTGGCGCTGGTGGTCATCACCATGAACCTGCTCACTGACATGATTCTCGCTGCACTCGATCCACGGGTACGGCGCAGCGTCCTGGAGTCTCACTAA
- a CDS encoding ABC transporter permease, with product MLSILKRRKSNRQISKDAYYTAGQFALIRSRFRQKTSGIIAGWILITMILAGFFAPFFSPCDPSINGADTNYRRGAPQAVRFWDENGFSFRPFTYTYVKQQQTLDLSALAGDLSALDQLTNSAALTSSGQNQYTVDKNQRRYLTFFAKGWTYTLLNLEPIGIPFKLTWDRHFIGTGTVAGDHVAGTGTLHLAGTDESGKDVLSRTLHAIWITLSIAVVALIVKLFTSLVIGGISGYFGGKVDAVLMSFTEAVRVIPAIPVYLACAVALSGLDLTPVQRYFAIAVIIGALDFAALGRRLRTYILTERNQDYVTAARLCGSSPWRIIRKHLIPGFASYIIVDTMINFPYVILAETSLSFLGLGLTEPINSLGVLLQKAQDPDIQQNMLWQFFPVVVFVALILAFVFVGDALRDAADPYSEKKS from the coding sequence ATGTTATCGATTCTCAAACGACGTAAGTCCAACCGGCAGATCAGCAAAGATGCTTACTACACCGCCGGACAATTCGCCCTGATCCGCAGCCGCTTCCGGCAAAAAACCAGCGGCATCATTGCCGGATGGATATTGATAACTATGATACTGGCCGGATTTTTCGCGCCGTTTTTCTCCCCCTGCGATCCCAGCATCAACGGTGCAGACACAAATTACCGCCGCGGCGCACCACAGGCTGTCCGGTTTTGGGATGAGAATGGTTTTTCATTCAGGCCATTTACTTATACCTATGTGAAACAGCAGCAGACTCTGGATTTGAGTGCACTTGCCGGTGATCTGTCCGCACTGGACCAGCTGACCAACAGCGCCGCACTGACATCATCCGGTCAGAACCAGTACACTGTGGATAAAAACCAGCGCCGCTATCTGACCTTTTTTGCCAAAGGCTGGACGTATACGCTGCTGAACCTTGAACCCATAGGTATTCCGTTCAAACTCACCTGGGATCGCCACTTTATCGGGACAGGCACTGTTGCAGGAGATCATGTTGCGGGGACAGGCACGCTGCATCTTGCTGGCACCGACGAAAGCGGGAAAGATGTGCTGAGCCGCACCCTGCATGCCATTTGGATTACTCTGTCAATTGCGGTAGTCGCACTGATCGTCAAGCTGTTCACTTCACTGGTCATTGGGGGTATCAGCGGTTATTTCGGCGGTAAAGTCGATGCGGTCCTGATGAGTTTCACCGAAGCGGTGAGAGTAATTCCGGCAATTCCGGTTTATCTGGCCTGTGCTGTTGCGCTCTCGGGTTTGGATCTGACACCGGTCCAGCGCTATTTTGCTATTGCTGTCATCATTGGTGCCCTTGATTTTGCGGCGCTCGGGCGCCGGTTGCGAACTTACATTCTGACGGAACGGAATCAGGACTATGTAACGGCAGCCCGCCTGTGCGGCAGCAGCCCGTGGCGCATCATCCGCAAGCACCTGATTCCGGGTTTTGCCAGTTATATTATCGTTGATACGATGATCAATTTCCCGTATGTCATTCTTGCCGAAACCAGTCTGAGCTTTCTCGGACTGGGCCTGACCGAACCCATCAACAGCCTGGGCGTGCTGTTGCAAAAAGCGCAGGACCCGGATATTCAGCAAAATATGCTATGGCAGTTTTTTCCTGTGGTGGTGTTTGTCGCCCTGATTCTGGCATTTGTGTTTGTCGGTGATGCACTCAGGGATGCCGCCGATCCTTATTCGGAGAAAAAATCATGA
- a CDS encoding ATP-binding cassette domain-containing protein produces MSRLNTPLLDIRDLSVNFRTDEGLVNAVSGVSLRIQPGQVMGLVGESGSGKSVTAKTIMRLNPGNAIIDPQSHITLHHQHITHHQPAPHYQQDNINVLKLRGSALKLVRGGMVSMIFQEPMASFAPAIRISQQIIQTMQIHLGYSPEQARKKGIELFERVGIPDPARRFEQYVFELSGGMRQRAMIAMALSTNPRLLIADEPTTALDVTIQAQVLELMNELREQLGMAMLFITHDLGVISKIADDVTVMQQGQIVEAGKADRVLYTPQHAYTRRLIDALPHPENLPEPDIICPEPLVRIRDLSVTYPQSDTRRKQSQFTAVNQVSLDLPAGQITGLVGESGSGKTSLGKALLAAAPVSSGKIEYLSAGTAQQPAGTPLLTLSGETLSARKLSASNLFRRASSNHKPFNRKSLSKIAQLVFQDPYSSLNPGMTVRDIIAEPLEAMKLTRSREETDQRVIDIAQRCHLEVKHLRRFPHAFSGGQRQRISIARALVARPQFLIADESVAALDVSIQAEILTLLKTLRAELGLTILFISHDLSVIANLCDQVCVMKQGQLIEQGHVKQIFTCPQHSYTRQLIAAIPLLEKTAKIAHDLPGNEAIIPRKEA; encoded by the coding sequence ATGAGCCGCTTAAATACACCATTACTTGATATCCGCGATTTGAGCGTGAATTTTCGCACCGATGAAGGCCTGGTCAATGCCGTCAGCGGTGTCAGCCTGCGCATTCAACCCGGTCAGGTGATGGGGCTGGTGGGCGAAAGTGGCTCCGGCAAATCCGTCACGGCAAAAACCATCATGCGACTCAATCCGGGCAACGCCATCATCGATCCGCAAAGCCATATTACTCTGCATCATCAACACATTACACATCACCAGCCCGCCCCGCATTACCAACAGGACAATATCAACGTACTGAAACTGCGTGGCAGCGCACTCAAATTAGTTCGTGGGGGTATGGTCTCGATGATTTTTCAGGAACCGATGGCCAGTTTCGCACCGGCAATCCGTATCAGTCAGCAAATCATTCAGACAATGCAAATCCATCTGGGTTACAGCCCTGAGCAAGCCAGAAAAAAAGGCATTGAGCTGTTTGAGCGGGTCGGAATTCCGGACCCGGCCAGGCGGTTTGAACAGTATGTCTTTGAACTGTCAGGCGGGATGCGACAGCGGGCCATGATTGCGATGGCACTTTCAACAAATCCGCGTCTGCTGATTGCCGATGAACCGACGACAGCACTGGATGTAACCATTCAGGCACAAGTGCTGGAGCTGATGAATGAATTACGGGAACAACTCGGTATGGCCATGCTGTTCATCACTCACGATTTAGGCGTGATTTCGAAAATTGCCGATGATGTCACCGTGATGCAACAGGGTCAGATTGTCGAGGCCGGAAAAGCAGACCGGGTACTGTACACCCCGCAACACGCTTATACCCGGCGCTTAATCGATGCTTTACCACATCCGGAAAATCTGCCGGAACCCGACATCATATGCCCGGAACCACTGGTCCGGATCCGCGATCTGTCAGTGACTTACCCGCAGTCTGATACCCGGCGAAAGCAATCACAGTTTACCGCGGTCAATCAGGTGAGTCTGGATTTACCCGCCGGGCAAATCACCGGGCTGGTCGGTGAAAGCGGCTCGGGCAAAACCTCGCTCGGCAAAGCTTTACTGGCAGCTGCGCCGGTCAGCAGCGGTAAGATTGAATATTTATCCGCCGGGACAGCTCAACAACCTGCGGGTACGCCACTGCTGACTTTGTCTGGCGAAACCTTGTCTGCCAGAAAACTGTCTGCCAGCAATCTGTTTCGCAGGGCATCATCCAACCACAAGCCATTCAACCGGAAATCATTATCGAAAATCGCACAGCTGGTTTTTCAGGATCCCTACAGTTCACTCAATCCGGGCATGACGGTGCGGGATATTATTGCCGAACCTCTGGAAGCAATGAAGCTGACCCGTTCCCGGGAAGAGACTGACCAGCGGGTGATTGATATTGCACAGCGCTGTCATCTTGAAGTCAAACATCTGCGCCGCTTTCCTCACGCCTTTTCCGGCGGTCAGCGCCAGCGCATCAGCATAGCCCGGGCTTTAGTTGCCAGACCTCAGTTTCTGATCGCAGATGAGTCCGTTGCCGCACTGGATGTATCGATTCAGGCTGAAATTCTTACACTGTTGAAAACGCTCCGGGCTGAACTCGGTCTGACGATCCTGTTTATCTCCCATGACCTGAGCGTGATCGCGAATTTGTGTGATCAGGTGTGTGTGATGAAGCAGGGACAACTGATTGAACAGGGCCATGTGAAACAGATTTTTACCTGCCCACAACACAGTTACACCCGTCAGTTAATTGCCGCTATTCCATTGCTGGAAAAAACCGCAAAAATTGCGCATGATTTGCCCGGCAATGAGGCAATCATACCGCGAAAGGAGGCCTGA
- a CDS encoding LysR family transcriptional regulator, with protein MPLPPVEETSLPEGSGLPDYSLKEIRAFNATVQHGNFTRAAEALQVSQPAITAQIHKLESRFEYPLLERFSRGVRLTEFGQQLYKITCQFQDLDSALDLLCHPDREPGGMTLRIANASSLIFMPVLAGFSREYPSTRLKINSATTTECIQQLLAREADIGLFPLREPNPALSRLTFASHRLIALLKSDHPLAALPELSITDIVREPLIFYKPGACTQQVIDTLLDIHQIQGRSNIIVDSRLDVTEAVRHNLGIGFALARDIRPEPEIVMRPIMEATEDVDEHIVWLKHRSTLPGLRTFIQYALEVKCREL; from the coding sequence GTGCCGCTCCCACCTGTTGAAGAGACATCGTTGCCCGAAGGATCAGGCTTGCCGGATTATTCTCTGAAGGAGATTCGGGCATTTAATGCCACCGTGCAACACGGCAACTTTACCCGGGCAGCCGAAGCGTTGCAGGTCAGTCAGCCTGCGATTACGGCTCAAATCCACAAGCTGGAATCACGGTTTGAGTATCCGCTGCTGGAGCGTTTCAGCCGCGGCGTGCGACTGACAGAATTCGGGCAACAGCTCTATAAAATCACCTGTCAGTTTCAGGATCTGGACAGTGCACTGGACCTGTTATGTCATCCGGACCGGGAACCGGGTGGCATGACTCTTCGTATTGCCAATGCTTCATCATTGATCTTTATGCCGGTGCTGGCCGGATTCAGCAGGGAGTACCCGTCGACCCGGCTGAAAATCAACTCAGCCACCACGACCGAATGTATTCAGCAGTTACTGGCACGGGAGGCTGATATCGGTCTGTTTCCGTTGCGTGAACCCAATCCTGCCCTGTCCCGTCTGACGTTTGCTTCACACCGGCTGATCGCATTACTGAAAAGCGATCATCCTCTGGCAGCATTACCGGAACTCAGCATCACAGACATCGTCAGAGAACCACTTATTTTTTACAAGCCGGGCGCCTGCACACAGCAGGTCATCGATACACTGCTGGACATCCATCAGATACAGGGCAGATCAAATATAATTGTCGATAGCCGGCTGGATGTGACTGAGGCAGTCCGGCACAATCTGGGCATCGGTTTTGCGCTGGCAAGAGATATCCGGCCGGAGCCGGAAATTGTCATGCGGCCAATCATGGAAGCAACCGAAGATGTCGATGAGCATATTGTATGGCTGAAGCACCGGAGCACCCTGCCGGGTCTGCGAACGTTTATTCAGTATGCGCTGGAGGTGAAGTGCCGGGAGTTGTGA
- a CDS encoding transposase, translated as MTTARSQLISHDVTPYYHCVSRCVRRSFLCGEDEVTGRCYEHRREWLEQRILKLADIYCIDVCAYAIMSNHYHLVVHINRPKAESLSSHEVIERWQKEHKLPKLIEGYIGQQLTSKAEIKYSEQIIQQWRERLYSLSWMMKEINVEIARQANREDACTGHFWESRFKSYALLDEAALLTAMTYTDLNPVRAEIADTPENSEYTSLKKRLDSLEENQPTPGGLYAFVGDKEQNKPDGIPFRLIDYMEWVDWIGRQIRENKRGHIDNHHPTILDRLSYNQTEALNLITNFERKRRLWIGSLRHLTFAKHQLNKSRIDGLIV; from the coding sequence ATGACAACAGCACGCTCACAACTTATTTCTCACGATGTCACGCCTTATTATCACTGTGTTTCCCGCTGTGTACGGCGTTCTTTTCTGTGTGGAGAAGATGAAGTTACCGGTCGTTGTTATGAACACCGCCGGGAATGGCTGGAACAGCGAATTCTGAAACTGGCAGATATTTACTGTATCGATGTGTGTGCCTATGCAATCATGTCCAACCATTATCATTTAGTGGTTCATATTAACCGCCCGAAAGCCGAATCATTAAGCAGTCATGAAGTTATTGAGCGTTGGCAGAAAGAGCACAAACTGCCAAAGCTTATCGAGGGATACATCGGACAACAACTCACCAGCAAAGCAGAAATCAAATACAGTGAGCAAATCATTCAACAGTGGCGGGAACGTTTGTATTCCCTGAGCTGGATGATGAAGGAAATCAATGTTGAGATTGCACGACAAGCCAACCGGGAGGACGCCTGCACAGGCCATTTTTGGGAGTCCAGGTTCAAGTCTTACGCGCTACTGGATGAAGCAGCTTTGCTTACGGCGATGACTTATACTGACCTCAATCCGGTCCGGGCTGAAATTGCTGACACACCAGAAAACTCAGAATATACCTCACTGAAAAAGCGCCTGGATTCACTGGAAGAAAATCAGCCTACGCCGGGCGGCTTATATGCTTTTGTTGGTGACAAAGAACAAAATAAACCAGATGGCATCCCCTTTCGATTAATAGATTACATGGAATGGGTCGATTGGATTGGACGACAGATCCGTGAAAATAAACGGGGGCATATTGATAATCACCACCCTACAATTCTTGACCGGCTCTCATACAATCAAACCGAAGCCCTGAATCTCATCACCAACTTCGAACGAAAGCGACGGTTATGGATTGGCAGCCTCAGACACCTCACATTTGCAAAGCATCAACTAAATAAATCACGAATTGATGGCTTAATAGTTTAG